Below is a window of Zygosaccharomyces rouxii strain CBS732 chromosome C complete sequence DNA.
CCTCACTAAGAATATCTCTTGTGTTAAAATATAGAAACAATGGGGTTTCTATTTTCGCCACCGACAATTTAGCCGCCAGTTTGTCCTCTTTAAAATCGAGCTTTTCGCAGATACAGCAAAACACATACACGGTTCATGATCCCACTATTCTTGTCCCTCTTGGCAGATTGGTATTATACATTATGTTCGATGTCCATTAGCCGCTGAAGTGTTTAGTTCATGTCTAGGATTAAAATATTggtttttttcttttactGATTTGGTATATCATCATTGACGAAAGCCCCTTTTGAACATGGCATCAAAAATGGATTGGAAGAAGCTACAAGTGAATAACTGTTGAAGGTTTAAGGGTATACCTTAAAGTGACTTTGTTTGGAGTTGAGAAGGTATTTGGCTGTTGAACTAATTTTACGAGCAGTGGTgtggtagtggtggtgCTTTTTTTCTCCGTTCGATATTTGTTCTCTTTATTAGAAGTTATTAGAGAATGCCCAAGTTAGAACAGTTTGAGATCAAGAAGTACTGGCAGATCTTTTCAGGTTTGAAACCTGAAAATAATAAGGTCAACCATGATCAGGTCCTGCctattcttttcaattcgAAATTGGACTCTTCCGTTCTAAACAAAATATGGTTTTTGGctgatattgatgaagatgatgacttagattttgaagaatttgtcATTTGCATGAGACTTATCTTTGATATGGTTAATAAGAACATTTCAAGCGTTCCCGATGAATTACCAGATTGGCTTGTACCGGGAAGCAAAGTTAGTATGATTAAAGAGAGAAGACAACGTCAGCAGCGAGAGGCGGCAGATTTACCTTCCGAAAAGCCGCCAGATGTTGATTGGTATATGGCACCTGAGGATTTATCCGTTTACGAGAAATTATTGGATTCCTCTGAAAGATCGACAGATGGCACAGTTACTTTCCCCTCACTATCCTCGGTTATAAGGTCGAAATTTTATAATATTGGGTCAAGTGATATGAACAAAGTTTGGAATTTAGTTAATCCAAAGCAAAAAGCCTCCATAGACAAGGATCCCGCGTTTTATTTTATCCATTGTTTGAGACAATGTAATGACGTGGGGGCTAAGATACCTGATCACCTGCCTCGCGCTATGGCAGATATCTGTAATAAGGAATCAGTTTCGTATGATTTGAATGATTATAAATCTGATACGAAAAGACAAGAGAGTAGGTCGTCGCCAAACGGTAATACAACAGGAAATTCAACAACGGCGGCATCCAGCGGTGCATCATCGGATCAGGAGATATCTGCATTGCAAACGGAATTGGCACAGTTAGATTCAGAATTGAGTCGTGTTCAGTCAGAAACCTCAAGACTACCGGCTGAGAATAATCCTGCCGTCGTAAGGAAACAATTAGAAGGATTGTTAAAATATAAAAGGGATAGAATGCAACAGGCAAATAGCAGGTCGCGAGTGGGACGTCCAGTAAATAGTAACTCGGTTAGAGACGACTTGGACAgtattgaagaacaaatgACGGTCCTTGAATCTTATTTGGACAACAAAAAACAGGAATTACAACAGTTGAAAATGGAGATTCAGTCCACCCGCTAACGTGTATATATGATGGAATTATTCGaagattcatcatcaggtatatatatacatacGTCTTCCCTTTTAACTTCTGCATATATGTGTATTTTTAaacacatatatatatatattgtACTATATGAATGGGTCGTTCACCTCTCACATGCGTTGTCTGTCGGCGGTTCTTGGTCTTGCGCGAATGATATTATCCACTCTTAATAGAACTTCGGCCGCTTCAGATGCAGAGCTAACCACAGCttgtttcaatttgaaactCTCTATTACACCCAATTCTCTCATATCTGCAATGACACCATTATTCAGATCTAGACCAGATGTTGACATACCGTTGTATATGGAGGATCTCAATTTTGCTACTAGTTCACTACTGTCAAACCCAGCATTGTCTGCCAGTATACCTGGTAATTGCCTTAGAGCACGAGCAAAGGCTTCTACCGCCAAAGATTTCttaccatcttcattttgTGCGGTGGTATCGACTGCCTTAGACATGATCATTTCTGCacaaccaccaccaagaacGGTTCTGGTTTCCTTTGTAGTTTGCGATAGGACAGAAAGAGCATCGTGTAGAGATCTTTCAGCTTCGTTTATTACTTGATCAGTGGCACCTCTTAATACAATGGTACAAGCTTCACCAGCTTTACAACCGCTAAATTTTAAGAAGGACTCTTCACCGATTataacttcttcaatagaTTCACACTCACCCAATTTACAGTTATTAGGATCATCAAAAGTAGATACCACTTCACCACCGGTAACTAAAGCTAATCTTTCCAcaccttcaaaatctgCATGCTCAATGGAATTGATACCCAAATCTGTGAATAACTGTTCTGGATAGTCGTAGATAAGTTGTCTATTGATGAAGGTGTTAATACCAAATTTAGAAATCTTGGATATTTTggtcttcatcttttcaCGTTCtgccttttccaattgtgCTAATTTAGATGTAGAGTCAACCTTGAACTTAGCACCGAAAACTTTAACCTTATCCGTATCTAACGAAGTATTTGCAATGAGAATCTTGGCATTTGTCACTTTCTTTGGTTGATTGTTACCGAATTTTTTAGCTAGGATGAAACCTTCATCAAGGAAAGAATCCGATAAGTTACCACCAGgaatctttaaaatttgaatatgATCCAAATCGGTCGATCCTTTTAATCTTAGAATAGCATCTGTAGCCAGTTTGGCAAAATAATCCTTATCCTGAGATAGAATCTTAGAAGATAAAGTAGTCTTGGCAATATGAGTTAAATCCGCATGGAATTTTTCGCTATCTTGGGAGTTGTCCACTGCTGTTTTCTCCAAAGCTCTCAATGCGGATTTAGATGCCTCTCTGTAACCTTCTATAATCGTCTGTGGGTGAATTTTGAACTGATCGATTAACTGTTCTGCTTCCTTAAGCAATTGGGAACTCAAGACGGTCACACTTGTAGTACCATCAccaacttcatcatcttgcACTTTACTGATATTGACTAAGACTTTAGCAGCTGGATTATCTAATGGAATGgcttttaaaattgttgcACCATCGTTGGTAACCAATGCATTCTCACTAGATGcactttgtaaaagtttaTCCATACCTTTTGGACCCAATGTACTCTTTACTAAATCACCGACTGCGATGGCCCCTACAAAAGCTGACATACGAGCATTTTCAGCTCTTTCTTCTGTCACTTGGTCACGGAAAATTGGAATACTCATTTCTTAGCAA
It encodes the following:
- the END3 gene encoding End3p (similar to uniprot|P39013 Saccharomyces cerevisiae YNL084C END3 EH domain-containing protein involved in endocytosis actin cytoskeletal organization and cell wall morphogenesis forms a complex with Sla1p and Pan1p) encodes the protein MPKLEQFEIKKYWQIFSGLKPENNKVNHDQVLPILFNSKLDSSVLNKIWFLADIDEDDDLDFEEFVICMRLIFDMVNKNISSVPDELPDWLVPGSKVSMIKERRQRQQREAADLPSEKPPDVDWYMAPEDLSVYEKLLDSSERSTDGTVTFPSLSSVIRSKFYNIGSSDMNKVWNLVNPKQKASIDKDPAFYFIHCLRQCNDVGAKIPDHLPRAMADICNKESVSYDLNDYKSDTKRQESRSSPNGNTTGNSTTAASSGASSDQEISALQTELAQLDSELSRVQSETSRLPAENNPAVVRKQLEGLLKYKRDRMQQANSRSRVGRPVNSNSVRDDLDSIEEQMTVLESYLDNKKQELQQLKMEIQSTR
- the CCT2 gene encoding chaperonin-containing T-complex subunit CCT2 (highly similar to uniprot|P39076 Saccharomyces cerevisiae YIL142W CCT2 Subunit beta of the cytosolic chaperonin Cct ring complex related to Tcp1p required for the assembly of actin and tubulins in vivo), which codes for MSIPIFRDQVTEERAENARMSAFVGAIAVGDLVKSTLGPKGMDKLLQSASSENALVTNDGATILKAIPLDNPAAKVLVNISKVQDDEVGDGTTSVTVLSSQLLKEAEQLIDQFKIHPQTIIEGYREASKSALRALEKTAVDNSQDSEKFHADLTHIAKTTLSSKILSQDKDYFAKLATDAILRLKGSTDLDHIQILKIPGGNLSDSFLDEGFILAKKFGNNQPKKVTNAKILIANTSLDTDKVKVFGAKFKVDSTSKLAQLEKAEREKMKTKISKISKFGINTFINRQLIYDYPEQLFTDLGINSIEHADFEGVERLALVTGGEVVSTFDDPNNCKLGECESIEEVIIGEESFLKFSGCKAGEACTIVLRGATDQVINEAERSLHDALSVLSQTTKETRTVLGGGCAEMIMSKAVDTTAQNEDGKKSLAVEAFARALRQLPGILADNAGFDSSELVAKLRSSIYNGMSTSGLDLNNGVIADMRELGVIESFKLKQAVVSSASEAAEVLLRVDNIIRARPRTADRQRM